A genomic segment from Corylus avellana chromosome ca5, CavTom2PMs-1.0 encodes:
- the LOC132182852 gene encoding pentatricopeptide repeat-containing protein At3g22150, chloroplastic isoform X1, translating to MASSSALPLPLSSTPSPPTHLPNTNTSTRSSPTISPSMLKPIKAPTLRARLSKLCQEGQPHLARQLLDTIPKPTTVLWNAVIIGFICNNMPEEALFLYGRMKNSSLATKCDSYTYSSTLKACAETRNLRLGKAVHCHFIRCQSNPSRIVYNSLLNMYCMCLSTLDDDTVYCIGSDSPKNDLVHKVFDTMRKRNVIAWNTMVSWYVRTEQNVEAFKQFRMMIEMGIKPSGVSFVNVFPAIWKLGDFKNANILYGMLLKLGSEYVNDLFVVSSAIFMYSELGFLDMAKKIFDCCLEKNTEVWNTMIGGYVQNNCPVEGIGVFLQAIESEHTVLDDVTFLSALTAVSQLQHLELAQQLHAFILKNLSVLPVIILNAIIVMYSRCNSVETSFKIFHKMLERDVVSWNTMVSALVQNGLDDEGLMLVYEMQKQGFMIDYITVTALLSAASNLRNWDIGKQIHAYLIRHEIQFEGMESYLIDMYAKSGLVRTAQLLFEKTLTRDRDQATWNAMIAGYTQNGLTEQAFVVFRKMLGQNVIPNAVTIASVLPACNPMGRIDLGKQLHGFCVRHYLDQNVYVGTSLVDMYSKSGSVTYAENVFITTPEKNSITCTTMILSYGQHGMVERALSLFHSMQGSGIKPDAITFVAVMSACSYAGLVGEGLKIFESMEKEYNIQPSTEHYCCIADMLGRVGRVVEAYEFVKGLGEEANVLEIWGSLLGACRIHKQFELGRVVAEKLLEMETVNGMTGYHVLASNMYAEEGNWEDVNKLRKQMWEKGLRKETGYSWIETAGFVNSFVSRDRKHPQCDEIYNILKSLAMEMKDAGYRPCLASNADGISEFVDIFGI from the coding sequence ATGGCCTCTTCTTCTGCTCTTCCTCTCCCGCTGTCCTCCACTCCCTCTCCTCCCACTCATCTCCCCAACACCAACACCAGCACCCGCTCTTCCCCAACCATCTCGCCTTCAATGCTAAAGCCCATCAAAGCCCCCACCCTTCGCGCCCGCCTTAGCAAACTCTGTCAAGAAGGCCAACCCCATCTTGCCCGCCAACTGCTCGACACGATTCCCAAACCAACCACTGTTCTCTGGAACGCAGTCATTATTGGCTTTATCTGTAACAACATGCCCGAGGAAGCTCTTTTTCTCTACGGCCGGATGAAGAATTCATCTCTGGCTACCAAATGTGATTCCTACACTTACTCTTCTACTCTCAAAGCCTGCGCTGAAACACGCAACTTAAGGCTTGGTAAAGCCGTACATTGCCATTTTATTCGGTGCCAATCGAATCCCAGTAGGATTGTATATAATTCGCTTTTGAATATGTACTGTATGTGTTTGAGCACACTCGATGACGACACGGTTTACTGTATTGGTTCTGATTCTCCAAAGAATGATTTGGTACATAAAGTGTTTGATACAATGCGCAAGAGAAATGTAATTGCTTGGAATACTATGGTGTCATGGTATGTAAGGACGGAGCAAAATGTGGAAGCATTTAAGCAATTTAGGATGATGATAGAAATGGGAATAAAGCCGAGTGGTGTGAGCTTCGTAAATGTCTTTCCGGCTATTTGGAAGCTTGGGGACTTTAAGAATGCGAATATTCTCTATGGAATGCTCCTTAAGTTGGGAAGTGAATATGTCAATGACTTGTTTGTTGTGAGTTCAGCTATATTCATGTATTCTGAGCTTGGTTTCCTTGATATGgctaaaaagatatttgattgtTGTTTGGAGAAAAATACAGAAGTTTGGAACACGATGATTGGTGGGTATGTTCAGAATAACTGTCCCGTTGAAGGAATCGGTGTCTTCCTTCAAGCCATAGAATCAGAACACACTGTTCTAGATGATGTAACTTTTCTTTCAGCTTTGACTGCAGTTTCACAGTTGCAGCACTTGGAATTGGCTCAACAGCTACACGCTTTTATACTTAAGAATTTATCAGTGTTGCCTGTTATTATACTGAATGCAATTATTGTCATGTATTCAAGGTGCAACTCTGTTGAGACctcattcaaaatttttcatAAGATGCTGGAAAGGGATGTTGTTTCATGGAATACTATGGTTTCTGCTCTTGTACAGAATGGTTTAGATGATGAGGGGTTGATGCTCGTCTATGAGATGCAGAAGCAAGGGTTCATGATTGATTATATAACAGTGACAGCTCTTCTTTCAGCAGCATCAAATCTCAGAAACTGGGATATCGGGAAGCAGATCCATGCTTATCTAATCAGGCATGAAATACAATTTGAGGGAATGGAGAGTTATCTGATAGACATGTATGCTAAATCTGGTTTAGTTAGGACTGCACAATTACTGTTTGAGAAAACCCTTACCCGTGATAGAGACCAGGCCACGTGGAATGCTATGATTGCTGGGTACACACAAAATGGTCTCACTGAACAAGCTTTTGTTGTCTTTAGGAAGATGCTCGGGCAGAATGTAATACCCAATGCTGTAACGATAGCATCAGTTCTCCCAGCTTGTAATCCAATGGGAAGAATAGATTTGGGGAAGCAGCTCCATGGATTCTGTGTACGCCATTATCTAGACCAAAATGTCTATGTGGGAACTAGTTTAGTTGATATGTATTCCAAATCTGGTTCAGTCACTTACGCTGAAAATGTGTTTATTACCACACCTGAGAAGAATTCTATCACATGCACCACAATGATATTGAGCTATGGTCAGCATGGGATGGTTGAGAGAGCTCTCTCTTTGTTTCACTCAATGCAGGGATCTGGTATTAAACCTGATGCCATTACCTTTGTTGCGGTCATGTCTGCTTGCAGTTATGCTGGTTTGGTTGGTGAAGGTCTTAAAATATTTGAGTCCATGGAAAAAGAATATAATATTCAGCCATCAACTGAGCACTATTGTTGTATTGCTGACATGTTAGGGAGAGTTGGAAGGGTTGTTGAAGCCTACGAGTTTGTTAAAGGATTGGGTGAGGAGGCAAATGTGCTAGAAATTTGGGGATCACTTCTTGGGGCTTGCAGAATTCACAAACAGTTTGAATTGGGAAGAGTTGTTGCTGAGAAGTTGCTTGAAATGGAGACTGTAAATGGCATGACGGGCTACCATGTTTTAGCCTCAAATATGTATGCAGAGGAAGGAAACTGGGAAGATGTTAATAAATTGAGGAAACAAATGTGGGAAAAAGGTTTGAGGAAGGAGACCGGATATAGTTGGATTGAGACTGCTGGATTTGTGAACAGTTTTGTGTCTAGAGATAGAAAGCACCCTCAGTGTGATgagatatataatattttaaaaagtttggcTATGGAGATGAAAGATGCTGGTTATAGACCTTGTCTTGCTTCCAATGCAGATGGGATCTCGGAATTTGTTGACATCTTTGGAATATAA